From the Lathyrus oleraceus cultivar Zhongwan6 chromosome 3, CAAS_Psat_ZW6_1.0, whole genome shotgun sequence genome, the window ATAGGTACATCCTTTGAGAAGTGGAACTTGAAAGGATGTTGCTCCATTGTTCGCCATGACCATAGAGGAGAACTCTTATCAAAACCTAAGCTCTTATGCCACTTTGTTGGAAAGGAAAAATGCTATATTGAGATTTTATGAGGAATTTAAAGGAGAGACTATTTGAGAGAATGATAATTTTTATTGTTTGAGAGGATACTTTATAAATTAGTTTACTTACTTCTAGTTCCTTGATTAGTAGCTTTGACTAGCTTGATTTATAAATGATAACTTTTCCCCTACATATAGGTTATAAGGGAAACTTCTACATACACTTATAAGTGTATTATAGACACTTCaagagagtgagagagagagcGAAAATTCTAAATATTTCTCTTCACTACTTACATTTATTCTTATGACTCCACTATCTAATCAACACTTCTCTAGAATTTTCCTGAGCGTATACACTAAAAAAATAGACCTAAGTCTTTATTAGTCCATTGGATCCAAACAAATTTATAATTCAAGACATGGAACCATGGTTCATTTCGAAGTCTGTCATACACTAAAGTGTTCTATTCGGCCACCaataaatattaaaacaaataagaataaatGTGTTAAATATGTGTAGTTTGTGTATTAAAAAATGATAATGATTTCTACTTAAAGAAAATTTATAGAATTTATTAAATGTTTCAAATTCTACGAAAGGGGTGATCGATTGTGAAAATTTAAGATCACATGCGTAGTTAGATCGACTTGGTATGAGTTTGGTCTTTTTAATCGTTAAATATAATCAGATTCAAATGCATTTTTATCCTCTTACTTTGATTTTTCTATTTTAGTTCTcctttaaaaaaataaatttttggTTTCTCTATTAAAtatttcttaattttttttatcctTCTTTTGATTTACAAAGGTGACAATGATGTGGCAATGCCACTTGATGCCCCGACACACGTTGATTTACCACATCacattaaaaaataattaattttaaagtattatttaaataattaataaattaaataatatttattaaataataaatagGTGTCACATATTAATAGAAAATTAAAAAGCATTTTGTCATATAAACCACTCCACAATTATGATAAATTTATACATTAATTTACATATAAGCTACATTTACTATGCATGGAAGTTAAGCACACTTTACTTCTAGCTTACTTTAGTTATTTATATTGAGAAGGAAAATATGAAGAGTTGGTGATTTAGAAAACTTAAGTGGAGCAACAATTTACGTgttattttctgaatttttttgaCAGAATAAACTTTGAAGAATAATGGTCACCCAAAAGAATAGTTTAAATACATACTTTTCAAACATAAGTGTGTAGTAATAGTgattaaattttaattttagttGAAGGTATTGCAATACGCGTAAAAGAGTCATTCAAGCATGCTTCATGGATTGCAAACATGCTAAATATATATCTAAAACACAGTTATAAAATAGTAATAAATGTCACCATTACTAACAAGTATCGAAGCAATAGAGTAAAATCTTAGTGTAGAAAAATTTGCCAAAGGTCTCAGAGTGAACCCTCTTGAGCAAAAGAGTTTATTTAATGatcataaaatttgaatttagAAGAGGAAGCAATCTTAATAATGCCTTTAGTTTTAAGAAACAGCAGTTCACATTGTAGCAAAAATGTGAGGCTCTGCAAACCCCTTAGACTTCTTGTCTGCTGCAGTGTTGGCTTGTGATGACTAAGGAATGGTACTCTTTGGACATCTTCAAGAACATTATGCTCTAATTATGATAAGTTTACTATGCTTTAATTATGATAAGTTAACTATGCAGTGTTGGCATAACTAAACTGAATTTACTATGCGTTGATTATGATAAATTTATTCTCTAACTAGTTACTTTCATGCATTAAGTTTATATTCATCCATAATGTCTTTTATCCTTTTTATGGAGTTGGAATTGGAGTTAAGAGAAAAGAGATTTTACTATATCTTAAATGGAGAAGATGAATGAATGTGATGTGAGGAATATATCTAAATTCAGTTTTAActtatatataaattaatttatAAGTATATCATAATTGTATTATGGTTCAAATGGCAAAATGATTTCTTATTTTTATTGAGGGAGTGGGTTTGATTTTCACttcaaaatattttatttatttaatattgaATAACCAATTATTTGTTGACATGTAGCACTTATTAATTATTTAACAAATGTTATGATAAAAGAGAAGTGAAGAGAAGAACATTTTTTATTAAAGGGGTGTTTTTTAACATTAATGTGTTTGGAAAGATTTCTGAATCTCTCTCCTACGTATCTTCAGAGGCTATGGAGATCTTAAGGCTATGTAGTTCTACTAAAAGAGAACTACTGGGTTGATTGTTTTTAGGGAGTGATGCTTAGATCGCATTTGAGCGGTTAAACTTTTACTTGTTGTTCGCTCTTCGAGGCTGATGTCTTTGCTTGTTTTGCGTCAAAATGGATGTAACATACTCTTTTCTAAAAAACGGTTTTTGAAGTCAcacaagggcggaaaacaagtttgattggttgatttGCTTTTATCAAGAATGTTTGATCTTTGTGAAAGGTGAGTAAATATTTGAGCAGATGTGTGCACCAGACACGCGTTTACTCGGGGTATGCATGGATGTGGCCCATTGTCCCCTTATTTCAAGTTTGTTTAACGTGTTTTTGATTTGAAAGACTAATAATCATTTTGAATCTGGTGTGCTTTGAACGCTCGACCATCAAGGGATCTAAAGAGATATGCATCTCTTGGTCctttgtttttcaattttattatgaaaaaaaGTTTTGCATCAAcgacttgacattggatcaagtgtTGTAAGTTGATTATAAAAAGAGTTTGAATGTGGTGATGGAAGTGCTCGACTttgcattcaatttggatttgatttagGGAAAAAGACTCAATGTTGGATCGAGtgtttatttttgttctttttctaaaaatggttgattttaatctttgGTTAACAATCAACTAATGCAATGAGATAAATGAAAGCGGTAAATTTATTACATTTTTACGGGAATGGGGGTACAACTTTGTCGAATGAGGATACATTACAACAATTAATAACACAAGTTTAATAGACAAACGTAAATAAAAAGTCTCATTGTAAAAAGGCTCAAGAGAATGCTAAAGAAATATTACTGTTTGCTTTTCATTGATGTGATATCACAAATACATACAATTGTTACCAAATCCCTCTATTTAGGAAGGTATTGATGTTTCATGAATATAATTACATATAGCGCCGTGCGATGGGGTGGGAGTGGACGGACCACCGTCCCCGCCTACAGTAGGCAACAATGCCCCAACACCTGTCATTGATGCTCCTGAAGTTCCCATGTATTGATGTTTCATGAATATAATTACATATAGAGATATTGACAGATCATTTTCTATTAATATGAGGCATCAGTAGAAATAGTAACAAATCATTTTCTATTAATATGATATTCTATTACTCCCCCGCAGTCGAAGCGGGAGGTTGACTGACGCTGAGATTGTCTCGGAAGTTCTGAAAGAGTATTAATGGAAGGCCTTTGGTAAAAATGTCTGCAATTTGATACGTGAGGGTACGTGGAGGACCCGAACATGGCCGCGAGCTACTTTCTCGCGAACGAAATGTATATCCATCTCAATGTGTTTTGTTCATTGATGTTGAACTGGATTACCGGAGAGATATATTGCACTTACATTGTCACAGTAAACTAAGGTGGCCTTATGAATAGGACAATGTAATTCGAGAAGGAGATTGCGTAGCCAACAAGATTCAGAAACCACATTAGCAACACCACGGTATTCGGCTTCAGCACTAGATCGTGATAAAGTGGGTTGACATTTTGATGACCAAGAAAGCAAATTATCACCTAGAAACACACAGTAACCAGAAGTAAAACGCCTAGTATCAGGACACCTTCCCCAATCGGCATCTGTATAAGATTTTACGAAGGTAGTACATGAAGGATAGAGATTCAAACCGTAGTTTTGTGTGCCATGAATGTAACGTAAGATGCGTCGTAGGGCATGCATGTGAGCATCCATTGGATTATGCATAAAGAGACATATCTGTTGAACAACATAGGAGATATCGGGCCGAGTGAAGGTGAGATACTGAAGAGCACCTGCAAGAGTGTGATAAAGTGACGGATCCTCATATGGAATGCTATGTGTGGCACTCATCTTTGGCTTTGTGTCAACTCGGGTTGGACAAGACTTGCAGGTTGACACGTCGGCGCGTACTAGGATGTCTTCGGCATACTTTTTCTGGGAGAGAAAAATACCTCTTTGATGGCGGGTGACTGCAATACCCAAAAAATAGCTCAAGGGTCCCAAATCTTTCATAGCAAACTCTGAACTAAGAAGTAAAATGATAGATTTTCGTAGAGCATCAGAAGAAGTAGTAAgaataatgtcatcaacatacagTAAGATGTAAGCCATATAAGTGTCTTTCTTGTAGATGAAAAGAGAGTGATCACACTTGCTTTGAGAGAAGCCAATAGAAGAAACATAATCTGCAAATCACTTGTACCAAGCTCGAGGAGCTTGTTTAAGCCCATATAGTGATTTGCGGAGAcgacagacatgatgaggattCACTGGGTCCTTAAATCCCAACGGTTGATGCATGTAGACCGTTTCTTTTAGTTCTCCATGGAGAAACACATTCTTGACATCCAACTGATGAATTTGCCAAGATTTTGAGATAGCAATATTAAGGACAGTACGAATAGTAGCTGGTTTGACCACGGGACTAAAAGTTTCTCCATAATCGATGCCAACCTGTTAACCTGCACCATCACCTACAAGTCGGGCTTTATGCCTCTCAAAAGAACAGTCAGATTTTTCTTTATGTCTAAAAATCCACATAGATCGAATAACATTAACACTGGTGGGTTGTGGCACTAAATCCCACGTCTTATTTTTAATTAGAGTGTTATATTCATCATCCATGACCATTTTCCAATTTGAGTCTTTAAGTGCAGACACTGGGTTTTTAGGTATATGAGATTTTGTGACATGGGTGTGGAGGCCATAATATTTTTGGTTTGGCTTAAAAATTCCATGTTGACTTCTAGTAACAGGTTTTGTATCTATTTGTAAGGTGGGTTGGAAAATTGTAGGAATGGTATTTGACTTATGGATTAAGTATCTATTGTTGTGAGGTGTGGGGAGAGGGAGTTTGTATTTGATAATGTGGTGGGCTGTTGTGGAGGAGGAATAGGGATGTGAGACCGAGTGGGTGAGGTTATGGTTGTGGGTGGGTCCGTATGGGATGAGGTGGACCAATTTGAGGGATGAGGTGGGTCCGTATGGTTGTGTGGGTTATTTTGTGTTTGGGTAATTATGTGGCTTATGTAGTAGGGGGACAACTCGTTTTCAAGGAAGTTATATGTAGTAGGTTGGGGGGTGTGCAACTTTGCATATGGAAAATGAGTTTCGTCAAATAGGACATGGCggaaaataataattttattgGATGTTAAATCTAGACATTTATATCCTCGATGATTTTTCGGATACCCAAGAAAGACACCCGGAGTGGATCGAGGTTGGAGCTTATGTATCGTAGTGGAAGAAAATAGAGGATAACATAAACAACCAAACACTCATAAATGTGAGTAAGAGGGTTCTTTGTGATATAACATTTTAAGTGGAGACTCAAAATTTATGGTTTTGTTTGGCAAAATGTTTAAGAGATATGTTGTCATTTCAAGAGCATGATGCCAAAAAGTAGGTGGTAAAGACGCGTGAATTAATAAAGTTCGAATAATATTATTAATGGAGCGTATTTTTCGTTCGGATTTGCCATTTTGAGACGATGTATAAGGGAAAGACAAACGAAATGACATTCCATTAATATCACACATGTTTCGAAAATTATTATTGACGTATTCACTACCATTGTCACATTGAATTTGTTTTAATTTCTCGTTGAAATTAGGTGTTGATGTAAGCCTTTAGTTTTTGAAAATTAGAATATACTTGAGATTTGTTTGACATTGGAAAAGTCCACAAAAATTTTGAGTAATTATCCAAGAAAAGAACATAATATTTGTGACCTAAAGAGCTTACAACAGGAGACGCTATACATCGCTATGTAAAATACCAAACGGCAAAAAACTAGTATTATTTGAATTCATGAAAGACAACTTGATATGTTTACCAAGAGGACAAGAACGACATAAACTAGAATGTATTTGTCTAGATTTATTACATTCGATAAATTTATTTTGTCTAAGAGAATTTAAAATGTATTCTCCCCGGATGACCCAGGCGATCATGCCACAAAGAAGGCGATAAAGCTGCAAGAGAAAGATTAGGCTTGAATTTATATTTGGAGTTGGTGTTGGTTGTGATGGGGTATAGATCACCTCGACTCTCACACCTCATTAGAGTCATCCCCGTCTGAAAGTCCTTCACAGAAAAACCAAACGGGTCAAATTCAATTGAAACCTTATTATCTGTGGTAAATTTACGAACCGACACTAAGTTTTTAATTAACTTTGGAGCATGTAGTATATTGTTTAGGAAAAAAGGGGTGTGTGGGGGGTTTTATGTGTGCACTGCCAAGGCCATAAATTGGAATAGAGTGGCCACTTCCgacaattatattattatttttgctCAATTTAAAATAAGACGAAAGATTACCTTGCGAGGATGTCATATGAGAAGTGGCTCCGGTGTCCATATACCAAGATTGATCAGGCTGAGCAAGATTGAGGGTGTGTAAAGAAGTTTCAATATCAGTTGGGTTGGGTGCATTAACATTGTAAGCAACCTGTTGTGGTCTTGGCCCAAAGATTCCTCCTTGTTGAGTCTGTGCAGCATTAGTGGGCCTACTCCAATTGTAAGATCGATAAGGGCAAGGTGGTATGTTCCATGGAGCCCATTGTTACCATGGCATCCATTGTTGCCATTGTTGTTGACCCTGTCCACGACCCCCGTCGTTGAAATGATTGGGACATGTCTGATCGTCCCTCCCGTAATTTCGGCCACCGTTGTTGTGGTTGTTCTTTTTGCCTCGGTTGCCGCGAGAGGTGTTGGATGGTGGGTTACATTTTTGATAAGTGTAACCAGGAGAGGAATGGCGAGGGACATCATCATTTGACAGTGGAGTTTTGGCCATGAGTGCCACCAGAGTGGAGGAAGAGCCAGAGTCACGAGCGGCTCGCTGAAGCATCATAGATTCTTCAAATTCAAGTCGTGATTTTGCGATTGCAAAGGTTGGAAGAGGATCGTGTTGTTGGATGTAAGTTACGAACCCGGCATAAGCCTCGGTGAGACCGGAGATCATTTTTAATACCAAACGAGTATTTGTGACTGGAGAATCAACGTTTTGCGAGTTGATCGGAGAGGAGCTTAAGACGGTTGCAATAGGCTTTAGTGGAGGGAAAATCTGCCAGGTTGGTATTACTAAATTGGTTTTCAAGTTGAACGGCCCGTGAGTTCTTGTTATCATTGAATAGAGCGGCGATACGATTCCAACATAGTTCGGCAGTGTCGTTAATCACAAGAACATAATGAAGTATATCTTGTGTGACAGTTGCATACATCCATTGCAACACAACGACATCTAGACGATTCCAAAGGTCGAGATCGTTGGCTCTGAAGGTCGTTGCCTCAGCACGAGCTTACTCGTCAATAGGTGGTATGATGTGATCAAGCACGTTGTGAACACGTGCTTGCACGGTGAATAGAGCGGACCAAGAGAGATAAAGATCGGAGTCATTATCCAACGTCACTGGTATGATGTTTTTGACGTTGGTAATGGAGAAAGCAGAATGAAAGTTGGTTTTCATCACAGGAGGGGATTGGTTCGTCGTTGATGAAGTTTCGTCACCATTGGATGTGGGAGAAGAATAGGTGTTAGTCATGGTGGAATAGAAGAGTTGCAGTGGTTAAGAGGGATATATTTGGATCGTGTAGTCTGATACTAGAAAGAAATATTATTGTTTGCTTTTCATTGATGTGATATCACAAATATATACAATTGTTACCAAATCCCTCTATTTAGGAAGGTATTGATGTTTCATCAATATAATTACATATAGAGATATTGAAAGATCATTTTCTATTAATATGAGGCATCAGTAGAAATAGTAACAAATCATTTTCTATTAATATGATATTCTATTAAATGCCAAGGGACCCgaaataaaaaatcagaaattCAAACTACATAATTTAatgttatgttaagcaatcgtaaggAGATTCAGGTAGTAATCATCCTATTTGAGGTTGGTCAACAAAACTTTATGCGTTTAAGCAGTTTCTGAActtaaattgaatttttaactctGAAAATTGTAATGCATTTGTATAAAATTGATGATTTTAGCGACAAAAAGAAATGGAAAATTAAACTAAAAGAATTTAACAttatattaagcaatcgtaaagAGATTCATATAAGAATCAccctatctgaggtcggtcaacAAGATTTTATGCGTTTAAGCAATTTTTGaagttaaattaaattttttacTCTGAAATTGTAACGCATCTGAAAACCACAGCAGTATCAGACATATTATTATATTCGAAACCAAAGTTTAATAAATCAAAATATTAACAACGACATAACCACAAACTAATTAAAAGTTTAAAAAAATTATCTACAAAATATAAAAAAATGCAAAGTGGTAAATGGGCCTAAAGTGATCTAGTCCAAATCTACAAATACATTCTCCAATTCTAATTAATTActtaaattatatatatatatatatatatatatatatatatatatatatatatatatatatatatatatatataacaaaaataaaattgaaaaaaaagaacaaaaatcGTAAACACAAGCCAATGTTGTTATTAATTTGTTGGATTCCCCTTTTCAAATATCAAACAAAACATCCGCTAAAACGTGGACAGGTGACAAGAATTAAAAcaaataatataaaaaatgaaaagtaaaaaaacaaacacaatataaCCTCTTCTCTGCAGAAAAGAGATTCTCAAAACGCATGAGTAAGAACAAGTCGTGAGAGAACTTTCACTGAACAAGCTTCGACGACTACAAATGATGATTTGGTGCTTGAGAATGTATGCTATGGTGAGTAATATGGTGTTCGGTTTTGTTGTTGAATAGTTTGTGAGAGGAGTTTGATGTTTCATGGTGGTGGAGATTCAGAGGATAAGCGAGTTGTATTGAAGACGAGATTACCGGAAACAAAACGCGGAGGTGATGGTAACGTTACTGTTTGGATTTCTATTTCTCATCTCTTTTTGTTTTGGTTTGCCTCTGTTAATGCATactattgttgttgttttgtGTGTTTACATGAAGGTGGTGCAAGATTGTGGAGGTTATGGTTCGGTGCGTCAAGGTGGTTTATAGTTGAAAAAGATGGAGTTTGTGCCTGTTTTTTGTTGTTTTTCGATGGTTGTTGTAATGTGTTTATGGGTGATAATAAATTTTTGTAATGGTGATGGTTTTGGTTCGATGATGAAGGTGAAGGGTGATGGTTGGTTTATAGGTGGAGTTTATGTTGTAGTGAGGTGGATGGTGGTGAGGGTTGAAGGCAGTGGTGATTTGGTTATGGAAAGGCATGGTGGTTGTTGGTGTCGGAAAGAAAAAATGGGTGATTGTTGTGGCTTGGTGTGTGTGGTTGTTGAGTGAAGAAGGAGAGGGTGGTTTGTTGTTTTGGTGTTGTGAGGTTTTTTTCGAGTGATGGAGATGAATGTTTGACTTTAAGTGGAGAGAAATGAGATGAGTGAAGGTTTTGTGCATAGTGAAAATTGTGAGGGTAATCATAAGGATGTTGTTGGTGAAGGTAGAATAAGAGAAGGGTGGTTTGTTGTGTTGGTGTTTTTTTATGAGATGATGATACATAGAGAAGACAAGTTCTCATCCAAAAATGAAAATA encodes:
- the LOC127129775 gene encoding uncharacterized mitochondrial protein AtMg00810-like, whose product is MVMDDEYNTLIKNKTWDLVPQPTSVNVIRSMWIFRHKEKSDCSFERHKARLVGDGADYVSSIGFSQSKCDHSLFIYKKDTYMAYILLYVDDIILTTSSDALRKSIILLLSSEFAMKDLGPLSYFLGIAVTRHQRGIFLSQKKYAEDILVRADVSTCKSCPTRVDTKPKMSATHSIPYEDPSLYHTLAGALQYLTFTRPDISYVVQQICLFMHNPMDAHMHALRRILRYIHGTQNYGLNLYPSCTTFVKSYTDADWGRCPDTRRFTSGYCVFLGDNLLSWSSKCQPTLSRSSAEAEYRGVANVVSESCWLRNLLLELHCPIHKATLVYCDNVSAIYLSGNPVQHQ